One Rosa chinensis cultivar Old Blush chromosome 5, RchiOBHm-V2, whole genome shotgun sequence genomic region harbors:
- the LOC112202565 gene encoding probable LRR receptor-like serine/threonine-protein kinase At3g47570 isoform X1 has protein sequence MERITWFFMIVYYYCCMASLTMAAQTNISTDQSALLALKSCITHDPQNKILSNWSTTTQVCNWAGVTCGAGHHRVTDLNISNFGLVGTIAPELGNLSFLVNMDFTNNNFHGSLPQELSRLRQLKFICFRLNRLMGIIPSWLGSLSKLQTINLRGNKFSGSIPTAMCNLSVLQVINLGYNQLSGSIPREVRNLTLLKEILLDNNMFKDYFPNEIGSLDKLEKLWLGSNFLQGHLPEDICQHHPNIQQMLLGGNKFDGPLPSKWSQCKQLRWLDFSSNNLRGTIPHEIGDLPNLEKLNLGVNNLNGLIPSSVFNMSTITMISLVYNQLSGSLPLNIGLGLPNLQELYLGGNKLGGVIPKSISNVSQLTVLGLLNNSLIGTIPHEIGDLPNLEKLNLGVNNLNGLIPSSVFNISTLTVISLGSNQLSGSLPLNIGLGLPNLQELYLGENKLGGVIPKSISNVSQLTILSMIYNNLRGTIPHEIGDLPNLEKLNLGVNNLNGLIPSSIFNMSTITVISLVSNQLSGSLPLNIGLGLPNLQELYLGGNKLGGVIPKSISNVSQLTVLGLLNNSLIGTIPHEIGDLPNLEKLNLGVNNLNGLIPSSVFNISTLTVISLGSNQLSGSLPLNIGLGLPNLQELYLGENKLGGVIPKSISNVSQLTILSMIYNNLRGTIPHEIGDLPNLEKLNLGVNNLNGLIPSSIFNMSTITVISLVSNQLSGSLPLNIGLGLPNLQELYLGGNKLGGVIPKSISNASQLTILDMVNNSFSSFIPSTLCTLTKLQTLKFGLNNLTIDSSTQEVNLLSCLANLRNLTKLGFNGNPLNARLPNSFRNLSTSLQHIKLANCNMRGNIPNDIGNLSNLIVLNLGNNQLSGPIPTSMGGLQNLQGLYLNGNKLQGHIPDELCQLENLAGLFLGGNQLTGSIPSCLGDLTRALRYLFLRFNLLNSTIPSTLWGLTDILQLYLSSNSLTGRLSDRIGNLKVVQAIDLTNNRLSGSIPSTIGGLQALASLSLANNGFEGPIPSSFGELLSLEICDLSKNNLSGIIPKSLEALLYLRYLNLSFNRLQGEIPTGGTFLNLSAQSFLSNEGLCGAPRFRVPPCKRKSDRSILMRLKYIVPGIISALLLVSLVLILIIRRKRKAEVASETTLSPQLQETTLLPQLQWRRVAYQELLRATNRFDECNLLGIGAFGTVYRGTLSDGINVAIKVFKLELERAFTSFERECEVLSNICHRNLIKVISCCSQIDFKAIVLNYMPNGSLEKWLYSPNFSLNILQRLNIMIDVASAVQYLHHGYDTPIVHCDLKPSNILLDDDMVAYVSDFGIAKVLGGEDSMTQTLTLATIGYMAPEYGLEGIVTRRGDVYSFGILLLETFTNRRPTDEMFDGEMSLKQWVENALFADAIVEVIDTSLLGIEEDLAFVSKRECISSIMRLALACCVESPEQRINMQEALATLDKIKIKFLMDASGGVVKNHHLIDVLHV, from the exons ATGGAGAGAATTACTTGGTTCTTCATGATCGTATACTACTACTGTTGCATGGCTAGCTTAACCATGGCAGCACAAACCAACATCAGCACAGACCAGTCTGCTCTTCTTGCTCTCAAATCCTGTATCACCCATGACCCTCAAAACAAAATCTTGTCCAATTGGTCAACCACCACTCAAGTCTGCAACTGGGCTGGCGTCACTTGTGGTGCAGGCCATCATCGAGTCACAGACTTGAATATCTCTAACTTTGGTCTTGTAGGCACCATTGCTCCCGAACTAGGCAACCTATCATTCCTTGTTAATATGGACTTCACAAATAACAACTTCCACGGTTCCTTGCCCCAGGAATTGAGTCGTTTGCGCCAATTGAAGTTCATTTGTTTCAGATTAAACAGGTTGATGGGTATTATTCCATCATGGCTTGGGTCTTTATCCAAACTTCAAACAATCAATTTGCGTGGTAATAAATTTTCAGGTTCCATACCCACTGCCATGTGCAACTTATCTGTGCTCCAAGTAATTAATTTGGGATATAACCAGCTATCAG GTAGCATACCAAGAGAAGTTAGAAACTTAACACTGTTGAAGGAGATATTACTGGATAACAACATGTTCAAAG ACTATTTTCCAAACGAGATCGGCAGTTTGGATAAGCTGGAGAAGTTGTGGTTGGGGTCCAACTTCCTTCAAGGGCATCTTCCTGAAGATATATGTCAACATCATCCAAACATTCAACAAATGCTTTTGGGTGGCAACAAGTTTGATGGTCCACTTCCATCCAAATGGTCTCAATGCAAACAACTTCGCTGGTTAGATTTCTCATCTAACAATTTGAGAG GTACTATACCACATGAGATTGGTGATCTCCCAAATTTAGAGAAATTGAATCTTGGTGTTAATAATCTCAACGGCCTCATCCCATCCTCAGTCTTCAATATGTCCACAATAACAATGATATCGCTTGTTTACAATCAACTCTCAGGTAGCCTCCCATTAAACATAGGCCTTGGGCTTCCAAACCTACAAGAGTTGTATCTAGGAGGAAATAAGCTAGGCGGAGTAATTCCCAAATCTATCTCCAATGTTTCGCAGCTCACAGTCCTAGGCCTGTTGAACAACAGTTTGATAG GTACTATACCACATGAGATTGGAGATCTCCCAAATTTAGAGAAATTGAACCTTGGTGTTAATAATCTCAACGGCCTCATCCCATCCTCAGTCTTCAATATATCCACACTAACAGTGATCTCGCTTGGTTCCAATCAACTCTCAGGTAGCCTCCCATTAAACATAGGCCTTGGGCTTCCAAACCTACAAGAGTTGTATCTAGGAGAAAATAAGCTAGGCGGAGTAATTCCCAAATCCATCTCCAATGTTTCGCAGCTCACAATCCTAAGCATGATCTACAACAATTTGAGAG GTACTATACCACATGAGATTGGTGATCTCCCAAATTTAGAGAAATTGAATCTTGGTGTTAATAATCTCAACGGCCTCATACCATCGTCAATCTTCAATATGTCCACAATAACAGTGATATCGCTTGTTTCCAATCAACTCTCAGGTAGCCTCCCATTAAACATAGGCCTTGGGCTTCCAAACCTACAAGAGTTGTATCTAGGAGGAAATAAGCTAGGCGGAGTAATTCCCAAATCTATCTCCAATGTTTCGCAGCTCACAGTCCTAGGCCTGTTGAACAACAGTTTGATAG GTACTATACCACATGAGATTGGAGATCTCCCAAATTTAGAGAAATTGAACCTTGGTGTTAATAATCTCAACGGCCTCATCCCATCCTCAGTCTTCAATATATCCACACTAACAGTGATCTCGCTTGGTTCCAATCAACTCTCAGGTAGCCTCCCATTAAACATAGGCCTTGGGCTTCCAAACCTACAAGAGTTGTATCTAGGAGAAAATAAGCTTGGCGGAGTAATTCCCAAATCCATCTCCAATGTTTCGCAGCTCACAATCCTAAGCATGATCTACAACAATTTGAGAG GTACTATACCACATGAGATTGGTGATCTCCCAAATTTAGAGAAATTGAATCTTGGTGTTAATAATCTCAACGGCCTCATACCATCGTCAATCTTCAATATGTCCACAATAACAGTGATATCGCTTGTTTCCAATCAACTCTCAGGTAGCCTCCCATTAAACATAGGCCTTGGGCTTCCAAACCTACAAGAGTTGTATCTAGGAGGAAATAAGCTAGGTGGTGTAATTCCCAAATCCATCTCCAATGCTTCGCAGCTCACAATCCTAGATATGGTCAACAACTCATTTTCTAGCTTTATTCCTAGCACGCTTTGTACCTTAACAAAGCTTCAAACACTTAAATTCGGTTTGAATAATTTGACGATCGATTCTTCTACTCAAGAAGTTAATCTGCTATCTTGTTTGGCCAATCTTAGAAATTTGACGAAATTAGGCTTCAATGGAAATCCTTTAAATGCAAGGCTTCCCAATTCCTTTAGGAATCTATCTACATCACTTCAACATATTAAATTAGCTAACTGCAACATGAGAGGTAACATTCCCAATGATATTGGCAACTTGAGCAACTTGATCGTGCTAAACTTGGGAAACAATCAATTGAGTGGACCAATACCAACCTCAATGGGAGGACTACAGAATCTCCAAGGTTTGTATTTGAATGGTAACAAATTGCAAGGACACATCCCGGATGAACTTTGTCAGCTAGAAAACCTAGCTGGATTATTTTTGGGTGGTAATCAACTTACTGGTTCTATACCTTCATGCTTGGGAGATTTAACCAGAGCTCTAAGATATCTATTTTTAAGGTTCAATCTGTTGAATTCCACAATACCATCTACCTTGTGGGGACTCACTGATATCTTGCAGTTGTACTTGTCATCCAATTCCCTAACTGGACGTCTCTCAGATCGTATTGGTAATTTGAAGGTTGTGCAAGCTATAGACTTAACAAACAACCGATTATCCGGTAGTATACCAAGCACCATTGGGGGTCTCCAAGCATTGGCTTCGCTCTCCTTGGCAAATAATGGTTTTGAAGGTCCTATTCCTAGTTCATTTGGTGAATTGCTAAGCCTGGAAATCTGTGATCTATCCAAGAACAATTTGTCAGGAATAATTCCAAAGTCTCTTGAAGCCCTCTTATATCTCCGGTATCTAAATCTCTCTTTCAACAGACTCCAAGGAGAAATTCCAACTGGTGGAACTTTCCTGAACCTCTCTGCCCAATCATTTTTATCCAATGAAGGACTATGTGGTGCACCACGATTTCGTGTCCCGCCATGCAAAAGGAAAAGTGATAGATCTATACTCATGCGGTTGAAATATATTGTTCCAGGGATCATATCAGCACTACTCCTAGTGTCGCTTGTATTAATTTTGATCATACGCAGAAAAAGAAAGGCGGAAGTCGCAAGTGAGACTACCTTGTCACCTCAACTTCAAGAGACTACCTTGTTACCTCAACTTCAGTGGAGAAGAGTAGCATACCAAGAACTTCTAAGAGCGACCAATCGATTTGATGAATGCAACCTACTTGGCATTGGGGCTTTTGGCACAGTGTACAGAGGAACACTTTCAGATGGGATAAATGTTGCCATAAAGGTTTTTAAGCTAGAGTTGGAAAGGGCATTTACAAGTTTTGAGCGTGAATGTGAAGTCCTAAGCAACATTTGTCACCGAAATCTTATCAAAGTCATCAGTTGCTGCAGTCAAATTGATTTCAAGGCCATCGTATTGAATTACATGCCTAATGGGAGCCTCGAGAAGTGGTTGTACTCTCCCAACTTTTCTTTGAACATCCTGCAGAGGTTGAACATAATGATAGATGTTGCATCGGCAGTGCAGTACCTTCATCACGGTTATGATACACCTATTGTCCATTGTGATTTGAAGCCAAGCAACATACTACTAGATGATGATATGGTCGCATATGTTTCTGATTTTGGCATCGCAAAAGTCTTGGGTGGAGAAGATTCCATGACTCAAACCCTGACCTTAGCCACAATTGGGTATATGGCTCCAG AGTATGGACTGGAAGGAATAGTCACCAGAAGAGGGGATGTGTACAGTTTTGGTATTCTGCTTTTGGAAACATTCACAAACAGGAGGCCAACAGATGAGATGTTTGATGGGGAAATGAGTCTAAAGCAATGGGTTGAAAATGCATTATTTGCAGATGCAATAGTTGAAGTTATTGATACCAGTCTACTTGGGATTGAGGAAGATCTTGCTTTTGTTAGCAAGAGGGAGTGTATATCATCCATTATGAGATTAGCTCTTGCTTGTTGTGTAGAATCACCGGAACAGAGGATAAATATGCAAGAGGCTCTAGCTACTTTGGACAAAATCAAGATCAAGTTTTTGATGGATGCCTCAGGAGGTGTGGTGAAGAACCATCATctaattgatgtattgcatgtaTGA
- the LOC112202565 gene encoding probable LRR receptor-like serine/threonine-protein kinase At3g47570 isoform X2, protein MVHFHPNGLNANNFAGTIPHEIGDLPNLEKLNLGVNNLNGLIPSSVFNMSTITMISLVYNQLSGSLPLNIGLGLPNLQELYLGGNKLGGVIPKSISNVSQLTVLGLLNNSLIGTIPHEIGDLPNLEKLNLGVNNLNGLIPSSVFNISTLTVISLGSNQLSGSLPLNIGLGLPNLQELYLGENKLGGVIPKSISNVSQLTILSMIYNNLRGTIPHEIGDLPNLEKLNLGVNNLNGLIPSSIFNMSTITVISLVSNQLSGSLPLNIGLGLPNLQELYLGGNKLGGVIPKSISNVSQLTVLGLLNNSLIGTIPHEIGDLPNLEKLNLGVNNLNGLIPSSVFNISTLTVISLGSNQLSGSLPLNIGLGLPNLQELYLGENKLGGVIPKSISNVSQLTILSMIYNNLRGTIPHEIGDLPNLEKLNLGVNNLNGLIPSSIFNMSTITVISLVSNQLSGSLPLNIGLGLPNLQELYLGGNKLGGVIPKSISNASQLTILDMVNNSFSSFIPSTLCTLTKLQTLKFGLNNLTIDSSTQEVNLLSCLANLRNLTKLGFNGNPLNARLPNSFRNLSTSLQHIKLANCNMRGNIPNDIGNLSNLIVLNLGNNQLSGPIPTSMGGLQNLQGLYLNGNKLQGHIPDELCQLENLAGLFLGGNQLTGSIPSCLGDLTRALRYLFLRFNLLNSTIPSTLWGLTDILQLYLSSNSLTGRLSDRIGNLKVVQAIDLTNNRLSGSIPSTIGGLQALASLSLANNGFEGPIPSSFGELLSLEICDLSKNNLSGIIPKSLEALLYLRYLNLSFNRLQGEIPTGGTFLNLSAQSFLSNEGLCGAPRFRVPPCKRKSDRSILMRLKYIVPGIISALLLVSLVLILIIRRKRKAEVASETTLSPQLQETTLLPQLQWRRVAYQELLRATNRFDECNLLGIGAFGTVYRGTLSDGINVAIKVFKLELERAFTSFERECEVLSNICHRNLIKVISCCSQIDFKAIVLNYMPNGSLEKWLYSPNFSLNILQRLNIMIDVASAVQYLHHGYDTPIVHCDLKPSNILLDDDMVAYVSDFGIAKVLGGEDSMTQTLTLATIGYMAPEYGLEGIVTRRGDVYSFGILLLETFTNRRPTDEMFDGEMSLKQWVENALFADAIVEVIDTSLLGIEEDLAFVSKRECISSIMRLALACCVESPEQRINMQEALATLDKIKIKFLMDASGGVVKNHHLIDVLHV, encoded by the exons ATGGTCCACTTCCATCCAAATGGTCTCAATGCAAACAACTTCGCTG GTACTATACCACATGAGATTGGTGATCTCCCAAATTTAGAGAAATTGAATCTTGGTGTTAATAATCTCAACGGCCTCATCCCATCCTCAGTCTTCAATATGTCCACAATAACAATGATATCGCTTGTTTACAATCAACTCTCAGGTAGCCTCCCATTAAACATAGGCCTTGGGCTTCCAAACCTACAAGAGTTGTATCTAGGAGGAAATAAGCTAGGCGGAGTAATTCCCAAATCTATCTCCAATGTTTCGCAGCTCACAGTCCTAGGCCTGTTGAACAACAGTTTGATAG GTACTATACCACATGAGATTGGAGATCTCCCAAATTTAGAGAAATTGAACCTTGGTGTTAATAATCTCAACGGCCTCATCCCATCCTCAGTCTTCAATATATCCACACTAACAGTGATCTCGCTTGGTTCCAATCAACTCTCAGGTAGCCTCCCATTAAACATAGGCCTTGGGCTTCCAAACCTACAAGAGTTGTATCTAGGAGAAAATAAGCTAGGCGGAGTAATTCCCAAATCCATCTCCAATGTTTCGCAGCTCACAATCCTAAGCATGATCTACAACAATTTGAGAG GTACTATACCACATGAGATTGGTGATCTCCCAAATTTAGAGAAATTGAATCTTGGTGTTAATAATCTCAACGGCCTCATACCATCGTCAATCTTCAATATGTCCACAATAACAGTGATATCGCTTGTTTCCAATCAACTCTCAGGTAGCCTCCCATTAAACATAGGCCTTGGGCTTCCAAACCTACAAGAGTTGTATCTAGGAGGAAATAAGCTAGGCGGAGTAATTCCCAAATCTATCTCCAATGTTTCGCAGCTCACAGTCCTAGGCCTGTTGAACAACAGTTTGATAG GTACTATACCACATGAGATTGGAGATCTCCCAAATTTAGAGAAATTGAACCTTGGTGTTAATAATCTCAACGGCCTCATCCCATCCTCAGTCTTCAATATATCCACACTAACAGTGATCTCGCTTGGTTCCAATCAACTCTCAGGTAGCCTCCCATTAAACATAGGCCTTGGGCTTCCAAACCTACAAGAGTTGTATCTAGGAGAAAATAAGCTTGGCGGAGTAATTCCCAAATCCATCTCCAATGTTTCGCAGCTCACAATCCTAAGCATGATCTACAACAATTTGAGAG GTACTATACCACATGAGATTGGTGATCTCCCAAATTTAGAGAAATTGAATCTTGGTGTTAATAATCTCAACGGCCTCATACCATCGTCAATCTTCAATATGTCCACAATAACAGTGATATCGCTTGTTTCCAATCAACTCTCAGGTAGCCTCCCATTAAACATAGGCCTTGGGCTTCCAAACCTACAAGAGTTGTATCTAGGAGGAAATAAGCTAGGTGGTGTAATTCCCAAATCCATCTCCAATGCTTCGCAGCTCACAATCCTAGATATGGTCAACAACTCATTTTCTAGCTTTATTCCTAGCACGCTTTGTACCTTAACAAAGCTTCAAACACTTAAATTCGGTTTGAATAATTTGACGATCGATTCTTCTACTCAAGAAGTTAATCTGCTATCTTGTTTGGCCAATCTTAGAAATTTGACGAAATTAGGCTTCAATGGAAATCCTTTAAATGCAAGGCTTCCCAATTCCTTTAGGAATCTATCTACATCACTTCAACATATTAAATTAGCTAACTGCAACATGAGAGGTAACATTCCCAATGATATTGGCAACTTGAGCAACTTGATCGTGCTAAACTTGGGAAACAATCAATTGAGTGGACCAATACCAACCTCAATGGGAGGACTACAGAATCTCCAAGGTTTGTATTTGAATGGTAACAAATTGCAAGGACACATCCCGGATGAACTTTGTCAGCTAGAAAACCTAGCTGGATTATTTTTGGGTGGTAATCAACTTACTGGTTCTATACCTTCATGCTTGGGAGATTTAACCAGAGCTCTAAGATATCTATTTTTAAGGTTCAATCTGTTGAATTCCACAATACCATCTACCTTGTGGGGACTCACTGATATCTTGCAGTTGTACTTGTCATCCAATTCCCTAACTGGACGTCTCTCAGATCGTATTGGTAATTTGAAGGTTGTGCAAGCTATAGACTTAACAAACAACCGATTATCCGGTAGTATACCAAGCACCATTGGGGGTCTCCAAGCATTGGCTTCGCTCTCCTTGGCAAATAATGGTTTTGAAGGTCCTATTCCTAGTTCATTTGGTGAATTGCTAAGCCTGGAAATCTGTGATCTATCCAAGAACAATTTGTCAGGAATAATTCCAAAGTCTCTTGAAGCCCTCTTATATCTCCGGTATCTAAATCTCTCTTTCAACAGACTCCAAGGAGAAATTCCAACTGGTGGAACTTTCCTGAACCTCTCTGCCCAATCATTTTTATCCAATGAAGGACTATGTGGTGCACCACGATTTCGTGTCCCGCCATGCAAAAGGAAAAGTGATAGATCTATACTCATGCGGTTGAAATATATTGTTCCAGGGATCATATCAGCACTACTCCTAGTGTCGCTTGTATTAATTTTGATCATACGCAGAAAAAGAAAGGCGGAAGTCGCAAGTGAGACTACCTTGTCACCTCAACTTCAAGAGACTACCTTGTTACCTCAACTTCAGTGGAGAAGAGTAGCATACCAAGAACTTCTAAGAGCGACCAATCGATTTGATGAATGCAACCTACTTGGCATTGGGGCTTTTGGCACAGTGTACAGAGGAACACTTTCAGATGGGATAAATGTTGCCATAAAGGTTTTTAAGCTAGAGTTGGAAAGGGCATTTACAAGTTTTGAGCGTGAATGTGAAGTCCTAAGCAACATTTGTCACCGAAATCTTATCAAAGTCATCAGTTGCTGCAGTCAAATTGATTTCAAGGCCATCGTATTGAATTACATGCCTAATGGGAGCCTCGAGAAGTGGTTGTACTCTCCCAACTTTTCTTTGAACATCCTGCAGAGGTTGAACATAATGATAGATGTTGCATCGGCAGTGCAGTACCTTCATCACGGTTATGATACACCTATTGTCCATTGTGATTTGAAGCCAAGCAACATACTACTAGATGATGATATGGTCGCATATGTTTCTGATTTTGGCATCGCAAAAGTCTTGGGTGGAGAAGATTCCATGACTCAAACCCTGACCTTAGCCACAATTGGGTATATGGCTCCAG AGTATGGACTGGAAGGAATAGTCACCAGAAGAGGGGATGTGTACAGTTTTGGTATTCTGCTTTTGGAAACATTCACAAACAGGAGGCCAACAGATGAGATGTTTGATGGGGAAATGAGTCTAAAGCAATGGGTTGAAAATGCATTATTTGCAGATGCAATAGTTGAAGTTATTGATACCAGTCTACTTGGGATTGAGGAAGATCTTGCTTTTGTTAGCAAGAGGGAGTGTATATCATCCATTATGAGATTAGCTCTTGCTTGTTGTGTAGAATCACCGGAACAGAGGATAAATATGCAAGAGGCTCTAGCTACTTTGGACAAAATCAAGATCAAGTTTTTGATGGATGCCTCAGGAGGTGTGGTGAAGAACCATCATctaattgatgtattgcatgtaTGA